In Corticium candelabrum chromosome 1, ooCorCand1.1, whole genome shotgun sequence, the genomic stretch TGCTACTTAGTGAAGGTCATGGGTTTTCCCGAGAATAATAATTGGCTCATTATCGAGGAGAAATCTTGACATGCTTGGGCAGGTGTTTACGACATGGCACGTGGTTTGACGGCATGCTGAATGTTTGTGGCGGAAGGagatttaataaattaactagACACCTTCACTCTTGATTAAAGGACTTGATCTCTCAGTACTGCATGCTTTCGCTGACTGTCAATCAGCGTTTAATTAGTAATGCTGAAGATTCACAGCTACAAGCTACACAAATTGTCAATTGTCACCAAACCGTTACGCGTGCTTTCTTCATCACCAAATTTGGTGGCTCTAGTGGCCAAGTAGATTCACATATAGATACAAACTACATTACTATACTGGCGACCTAATCTGTTGCACCTATACTTAAATTTTCCCGGTTCGTTTGGAAATTACGACGGTGGTCATCGGTGGTCATCGGTGGTCATCGAGCATTCTCCACCTCCTCGTGACGCGtgaatattgtgaatggtGTTTCCGGTTACAAGTTCATACATGCAGTCTAGACTAAAAAGTGCACCTGCACGAGTCTGTAAGATATCCAGGTCAGACCCCCACATCTCATATTTAGAGGAGAGCTCGTTCGAGTCATTGGGTGTTTCGAGCTCGTGCAGGATGAGAAAACAGTTCTTTCTAGGGTGGCCCGCTATCTTTTTTATTGAGCTGTATGTGGACATTGAGATGACCGTGTTGGACTCTACTAGTTCTTCCGTATCAATATCTGAGAAAAGATCAACTAGACAACCGTTTGAAGTGAccagtcttactgtacatgtacaagtcGAACTGACAACTGCCCTCTTTGGAGCGAAGAGCAGCTCTACCAAAAGGTGCAAGCTAATAATTTCTCATGACGAGACGGAAACTGTGGTGGAATTCGAAAGTCTAGAGCCACATGCTGGTCGCTCTCTCCCAGCTCTAGTGAAGCAACGACGCGATGATGCAGTTCCGGATACATAGACACGGATACGTGTACCGCCGCCATCCCTATAAGTGAAGCAGTTTTGTAAATGTTTCGCTAACTGATTATCGATTGCATAGACTAGACAATTGTAATATTAGAGTTTAGGTTGTTAGATGTTGGGATATACGGGTACTACTGATTTTAGTTATTTCAATCACTACTGTAGATCTGACTTGGTTGAACATCACAACAATAAGTAGTAATATGTATCAATTGTTTCCTACAAAAAACTTTAATTATCGCAGATTCACGCGTAAGttttagtgttaattaattgatacaGCGGGacagcaacacacaaaaattCAATAATAGCTAGACTCTACATCTCCATGCAGCAAGTCCTACAAACGCAAAGAACCGAAACCGCATTCTACCACTTCTTTcgtgggtctttcggccatttaatttcaaatttttaatttttttatataaGGTTATTTGTTtaaatttgcattacattttcaaattttatcttttgaaaaatcaaacttaaaatttcattatttcaaatttataaatttttaggtGCTGTTCAAATCCGGCGatcagttcatatatacaactacgTCCACTTTCTCGTCGGCAGAGCAATTTCTAATGTACAGCTGTGGCCAAAAGTTGTCGGACACATGTcatgttttatgtaaattgGTCTATTTGGTTAGAAATGCGGATATAGTTCAGTAATAAATCCAATATAACAATTATAATTTGAGATAACAATATGTTTGttataaatatcaattatgcCCCAAAACTCACCATACAGGATCATTAAATATATGGAGTAACATGTAACATAGGAAAAGACATCATTTGAGACAagaataacagcaacaaattagcaATATCACAGTAATAATTGCTAGTATTTTGTACACAGTCCCTTGGCACGGATCAGAGCTGATATCCTTGTCGGCATGCTGTTCACCAGGTTCTGGCACCTCTCAGGAGCTATCCTATGCCACTCGTCCTGGAGCACAGCCTTCAGCTGGGCCTTGCTGGTCAGCTGGTAACGTCGGACAGCTATTTTCAGGACGCCCCACAGGTTCTCAATTGGGTTCATGTCTGGTGATTGCGACGGCCAGTCCATCACCCCAACATTGTTGGTCTGGAATCATCGTCTTGTTGAGACTGAGATGTGGCATGGAGCATTATCCTGCTGGAATGTGTAGTTCTGGCCATTCCGGAACATCTCACGAGCTGCAGGTAACATTGTGTCACGGAGAATAGCCTGATACTTCTCAGAGTTGACTGTTCCGTCACAGACAGTCAGCCTTCCAACTCCAAAACTTGACATGCACCCCCAGACCATAACAGATCCCGAGCCATGCTTCATTGTGGGAACGATGCAGTCTTTGTTCCACTCTTCTCCAGGCCTTCTTTGTACCTTGACATTCCCTGGAGTTGTGAGCAACTGGAAACTGGATTCGTCAGACCATAACACACGGTTCCACTGTCTTTGAGTCCATTTTTTGCCTGCAAGCCCAAGCCAGCCTCTTCCTCTTCTGGTCAGGTTTGATGAGTGGCTTCTTTCGGGCCTTGCGTGACCTCAGACCATGATCTCGCAACCTTCTGCGAATTGTCCTGACGGAAGCAGTCACAGCACCACCATTTGTCTATTCTTGGTGCAATTTTACTGCTGTTTTCTTCCTGTCTCGCAAGCTCATTCTGCACAGGTTCCTGTCGTCTCAAGTGGTGGTGACTTGTGGCCGTCCAGTGCGGCGCCTGTCTCTCACATTACTGGTTTGTCGGAGTTTCTGGAGCAAGGTTGCAACGCCAGCAGGGGATTTATGAACCCTGCGAGCAATCTGGCGGCAGCTGAGACCCTCCTCATGCAGACCTGGATCCTGATGCTCTCCGCCTCCGTGTAGTTCCATGTCTTGGCTATCGTGAGCTAGGTATGAGTCAAATTGCTCAGGTACGCTTGTGCAATAAAATTGTGGTTTTTAATATAGTTTTTATAGGCTATTCTCTAATGGTGACAAACACATCTGTAATGGAATACGTAGCTATTGGTCAAATAATTGCTATACCAGGTTAAAGTAATTTTGTCATCCCTAAATCTGCTTAAATATTGATGTATTATACTCTCTTTGAGAAAACAGGTCATAATGTTCAATGCAAGTCCTTGTGAGAACCATATTTTTCACTTTAACTATATTTTCTAAGGTGACCGACAACTTTTGGCCACAGCTGTActgcacctaaaaatttacaaatttgaaataataaaatttcaaatttttcaaaagattaaaatttgaaatgtaatgcaaattttaaaaaataaaaacgttaaataaaaaatttgtatactaaaaattgagaaattaaaatttaaaaatttgaaatttaaaatggcCAAAGGACCCACTGACCTGTGTCGatcatatttaattaatgcaaagaCAAGCTGTGTGCACCATGCACGATAGTAAAGCCGTCTGCCTTTCACCAGATAtcttacttatatatatattattgtcCACATATAactcataattaattaacgagcAAAAAAGGCAAGAGAGCTAGTCATCGCAAGTAAAAACAGTTTCATGCGAGTGATCCCTTGCGAGAAAGTCGTAGTCAGAGTACTGACTCCTCAAAACGTATCTGTCTCCAGTCGGGTGTAGGACTCTATGTGAGTCGACTGCCACTTTTTTTCCTTACCATATTCCAGCCCCTGTCCCGGCCGCATTTCCTTGTGAAAATTCAGACGAGAGCAAGACTGATTGCAAGAAACGTTACCTACACTTGCTTGCATCTATGTATTGTAGTGTTTGATTTGATCCTACTCAGTACGTATAGTTTTAACAATTCACTGTTTCGTTTGTCTACTAGAACAGTCGATCCAGTCTTACATGACAACACGTACTGTAGCACAGCCTCTTTCAAACATGTCACAATTTGATAATACAAAGGCCTTTCATTTCCtgaagtaaagcaaacaataGGAGTATTAGGACATGTAGTCAGTAGCAACTTTCTGTACCTCATTCAGCTACATGGCTGTGAGTGTTCAGTATTGCtgagaaacacacaaaattgTAAAATAGACTAAGAGATATGTGGGTCTTCATCTAGTCGAGCAGTCAGCAACAACTTCTTCCCATTCTTATTAAAAAGATTTCAGTTTCAGCAGCTTTAATAGAATTATTGAACTTTGCCACTAAACGGTTTAGTCTGCTGACATGCTTTTTGTGTGACACTGATTAGCCAATCTTTCGAACAACCATTCGAAAAACAGCTAAGACCTATAGCTTAATTACGTCTCATGTGCCAACATCTAATAAGTCTCGTGTACCCTGAAAAAAGTTAGCTGCATATCAATGTCTTTCTCCTCATAATCTGAAATATCAGATGACACATTTACAATGTTGTGATCTGGTTCAAAGTCTATACATTACCATCAGCATCACTGAAATCGAGAATAGCCCCTGATAGTCTcctttcattaattaacactagACATGAATTGCACACAACTGGGCTGAAATTACTTCCCTCACAAACAGAATCATCCATAATCAGTTGTTATACCTGCTGGCAAAACGGTGCTATTGTGTTGCTTCCGTTGTCAGTGACAATTGCACTAGTCTTGTCCTTTGTGAGCCCATACTCACTAAGCATTTTATCAGTCATAGGTCTAATCTTGTCATCTTGAGTGCATGGATGTGTCTGACTGCAAATGGATCAACCTGCTCCTGGTCTTTTGGGCTTGAACGTTTTGCCTCCTGTAATCAGGAACAAAGCCAGCTGCCACTCCTAATGAAGACGTCATTCCTCTCTTTGTCCAAATAACTGCACATAGTGCATTTTACTCTGCTGGCCTTGTTCATGAGTGGGGTCAGATTCCTTTTTtgtctcagagcaaacttttTGTTCATAtcctttaacttaattaatttccatGCGGATCGACTTGGTTCAGGCTCATGCAAAGCTTGCAAAAGTCAAATTGTTCCAATATGCTATTTGCTATGTTACTTATAACAGGAGCATATAAAGTGAGAAGATGGAGCGTCCGTCTGAGCATGGGTGGAGTGATATCATTCTGATTAGGAGGCGGAGCCACTATCCTAATATGCTTCCTCCCGCTGCCGTTGTCTTCTCCAGCTGATGCTAACTCAAACTTACTGTCTCTTATATACCATCACAACAATATCACCCTACCCATGCGTAGACAGACGCTCCATCGATCTTCTCTCTGTATATGCTTCTGCTAGAGTCAATACAAAAATAGCTGCTCCATGATGAAGAATCTTTTCAGATCTTCCTTCTCATAAGTATCCCTTCCGCACAAGGTGCTAACAGATCGAGTCTGCCCCGAGTCTTTTTAAGATCTTGTTGCCTGCTTTGAGGGTTGCAGCTGTTTCATCAGTGCTTGCTTTGACTTTCATTAACTTCCACCAGCTTGTAGATGTTGGCATGATGTATTTTAAATGGTATCTTAAGATTTGATAAAACCTTTTTTCGACCTTTCCACACATAACCTCCTTAGTTCCCTTTCTCATTCACCCTTCATTATCACATTGCAGTGACTGACATCTTCTATGGCATGATAGTCAAAATATGTATTTCTTTACTTCAGAACTTCTAGGTCTACCAACGCAAACAAAAAATGCCTAGAAAAGTGGGCCTCAAACCTCCAAACTGCAGTAGGTCTATTTGCAGATGTGATTAATATTGGTAGACTCTTTCGGTTTCAGTTTTCgtaaaattaattttagtaaaattaattttagtaaaattaattttagtatTGGTTTAGTTTTGGTTatccaaaatttaaaaaaaccTGTTACATTTTCGAATTTTTGTTATGGTATAACTAAACCAACAAAGATAATTTCATTTGAGTTACCATGCACATGTCCTCAGCACAGCGCAGTCAAGAAAACTAGCTGAACTCTACTGCTGCAAGCACTGTAGCAactcaaacaacaacacaacaacccTACAAAGGAGGCTAAAGCTTCCTTTAACATACAACAACATCTGGTATGACTAATTTCATTAAACTAACAAGCAAACCCTCAAAGATCTTGCAAATTATGTCATGTGAATCACACTTACAATAATACATATGACATCAGGTATACAAATCTAATATGTTCTTACTATCATACTTGCAGTGGCCAAATagaaccacacaaacacagaaatgaGTTCCAACTGTTAATTATTTCAAGTCACTTTGATAAGGCACTATGCCAAAATAGTAGCCATTCTATTGGAAACCAAGAAATGCGTTACAACTGTTCTTTACCTTAATTCAAATCAGTTTGATAAGGCACTATGCCAAAATAGCAATCATTCTATTGAAAACCAAATTTCTAGATTCTGAGTTCTTGTGAGCCATCAGCACCTACAGAAAATAACAACAATGCCTCATGTGCTCTAGTTACCATAGATACAATGTGCCTGGACAGTTTCCAAAGCAAATAAGGTCAGCATCTGTTTGAGGTAAGGATCAAGATGGAGTGGTAAGTGTAATAGGATACCTCTACCAACTGTGGTTGCAACCTAACTGATAACTATGTAATGAATGATGCATGGTAAACAAACTATGAACCACAGAAAGGAAGTTGAATTGACCACTCCAGTAGTATGCCCAAAACAAGCATCTATAACCCTCTTCTACAACCTTTGCTACATATACTTTGCATAAAGAATAAGCTAGCTACTACATGTAGTAGAGTGCAGCTAGTGCAACCTCAACATGCACAGTAACCCCACAAAACTAGTTATAATTGAATCCTTCCAAGATAACATTGTGAGCAACAACTTATATTAGCCTAGAAATattttgtcacacacacacacacacacacacacacacacacacacacacacacacacacacacacacacacacacacacacacacaaggaagTTACCCACAAGTTACACACCTTGACAGCATTCAAAAAAATACCATGCAAGGTCGAGAAAGCCAATACAACACCatgacacaacacaaccatgATAAACTACTATTGCTAACTGAGGGCACAAGATATTACAACCAAGAAATACTAAACAATATATATAGTCCTTATTCTGGTGAAGAAAGCTCATTTGAGGAACAAATGCTTTTTTTCATTGGCTTTATTGTTGTGTGGGCAACTGTCAATTCGTCGTATTCCTATTGTCCGTTGGAGTATACAGGTCAACGGGAACACGGAGTTTGCCCATCATCACCCTACAGTACTTTCAGTGCTCTGCATGTTTCGGTTTACGTTTGTATTGTTTCAACGGCTTTGGCTGTTCGTGACGGCTTTGGCTGTTCGTGACAACTCTACATATTTCTTGCTGCCTCATTTGTCATTGAGCGGGACAGTTGGTCGAGTTCCTGAAGCTTGCCACATCATCAAAATGTACCCAGTGCTCTTCAGGTTTCCTGCTCATCTGGTTTGCTTCTtctgatttctctttctttgattcTTTTCTTTTTACCTCTGGTCATTGCAGTCATATGGAATAGTGGATGTTGCCGCACTTTCACCCCTTCTTCAGTGCTCTTCAAATCTTCATCTTCTGTATTGTTCATGTTCAAcctttcttcttttcttttgaTGTGGAgacttctttctgtctttgtggCAAATGGTGCAGTTGGGCAAGATCCTAAATTTTGTCGCATAATCACCCTTCTTCATGCGCTCTTCAggccttcttcttcttcttcattcacttgctgtttgttcaCTGGCATATACTTCTTCATCCTCATGTTGTTTCTAGCAGATGAACTCAGACTGGATTCTGGAGCATGCTGCACTTCAACCCTATTTCAGCACTCTTCAGGCCTCTGCTGTACTATTCTATAACTCTTATCTGCTATATAGTGCTCTTTTTAGtttcttctttttgtcttgtaCGTGGACAGTACACTAGCTCGTATTTGGATGTAGAGCAGCTAAGCTGCTCTAACAATACAAAAGAtatataactatatatatatatatatatatatatatatatatatatatatatataactatatatctatatatgtGCCACAAAAACCTCCGTCAAATAGACTTCCAGTTACAAGATTTGCCACAAACCATGTACACCAAACAAGTAGCACACCAGGTAATGAGTGATACGCATCGCTCACAAAACTGATGTGGCCACCGGAAAGGGCCAGGTATGTGTAGTGAGAGTTTCAGTCAACTTTGCCAAATACCAACCTAGAGACCATCTATCTACCTACTAAATGAGCATCTGTCAACCTACCACATGGTAACATCTGTATCACCTTAGACCATCTTGATCCAACAAAAACCATTTTATATAGACACTAATTAACAATAGAAAAGGACCACTTGAAGATCGAACCACAGGATAAGTACCCTAGTTGCCAGATGGCATATCAATCAATGATTTCTGTCCAAGAAAGAGGCCTACAGTAATGGTAAAACCTATAGAAACTACAATCAACATCCTGTTCTAAAGACACAAACCTAGCTACACCAACCACCATTGGGTGTCCTAGACAGTTTGGTaggaatttaattaatgcaatgaATAATTAACTGAACCATCTGAACACTATTCCCAACACAATACTGTACAACCATAACCCATCTATCAAAAATTAAAAGGGACTCAATAATTCTTTACGCAAtgttttgcatgcatgttATACTAAGAAATAACTAAGCACCATCCTCCACGCTAGAATACTCTGATCACTAGAGAGAGAGTACAATGAGCTAGGCCTGACACAGTCTAGGCACTTTCTAACAGACAGGAGGAAGTTGGCATTTCCTTTCACCAAGTTTCTACACCCAGAAAACTACTGGGCAACGCGTGTCTGGCAAGGGAGGAGACCTACCTATCTACGTAAATCAACACACTCTCTAGAGCCTATATGAGCGCATGGAAGTAGCATACACTGATTAGATTCATCTTCCCAAACTGGATGAAGCCCTTGTCTACTATGCTAGCCTAAGGATTCGACGTTATCTACACAATTCCAATCCACAATAACGGGAATTGCAAAGAAGACGGTCTCTATTGTCAGCACACAGAGCAGTGCAATATATTGTGTTACTTTACCAAGAACAACGCGGCCGCCTCACCAGAGATTGACCATAAATCGATTACTATAAAAGATGGGAAATAGAGTGGAAGAAAGTGATTACTAGAATACCTTACAATGTTGAGGTCTTCTGCAACCAATTCACGCCTATTCCGCAACAAAACGCACCGATATCGCGCAAGGGTGCAATTTCCCAGCTGATTTCTACCAACTTTTACCGCTTTCGTTTTTGTGGTTACATTTCTACTGTTCCGTCTCGTAACTACCCCTAACACACGCCTAGACCTTGATCGTCTCGTGCAATATGTCTGGTCCTCCCACCCACGCAACCGGCACTATATAAACGGAGCACTTCAACGTACCTCTTCACTTTCGCGCCTCCAGCAGAACTAGAACCAGTGGCGATGTCTCTTTTGTATCTTCTGATCGGTTTCTCGTCTCTCGCAGCAGCATTTGCCAGCTCCGACTGTGGCGACCCGCTGTTTCGGTTGCCTCTGCAAGATCTCATCGGTTCGGCGTCTCTGATTATCAAGGGCAAAATCCAAAACCACTCTTTCAATGCTAGGACCACTGTCAAGACACTGTGCACAATGAAGGGAGCGGCTCCAAGGCAAATTTTCGTGGACGGTCTCGATCAATACAGACTATGCACCTGTTGTGTGCAGGCTGGAATGGAGGTTATACTGTTTCTAAGAGCAGGTGAAGGCAACAACGTTTATGCCGTCAACTACCAGGGCTTACAGGGGGTGAGTGTTTGAGCACGCAATTTCGAAATCATCAATCATTGAGAAATTGTAACCGCGTCTTCATGTTTACAGTCTCACTATGAAACTGAGATCAGAGATCATTTGAACTTGAAGATGGATCAATGTTTAGAAAGTAGGTATTCGTCTTATTACGTAATAGAATGGTTCTATAAACATTTGGCGCGTGTCTCTCTAGCACAACAAGATATCAAATCGCCAGATACAACACCCACTCATGGAAGGGTTGACGTGTGCGGCCAACCACATTCCCAGCCTGATCTGTCAGTTCCTTTGGCTACATCAGGGTCATTTCCTTGGCATGCTGTGGTCTGGTTCAAAAAGCCTGGAAAGAAACTGTGTGATGGAACTCTGATTCATAGTAACTGGTTACTAACATCAGCCCATTGCGTTGACAACGTAAAACCTAAACAACTAAAAGTGGGCCTTGGAGTAAGAAATCACATAGTGAAGAAAGAGGACGGTAGACAAATCAGTAAAGTCAAGTCAATCCGAATCCATCCTCGATACAGGAACACCAGTTCTCTTTATGACATCGCACTCCTCAAGCTGTACCCAGAAGAAATAAAACCCACGCAGTTCATCCAACCAATATGTTTGACTGATATCACCTTACGATATGATGCTATTTGTGTTGTGACATCAGCAACGAACAAAGGATTGGAGCAGTCCAAAGTAACCATCACTTCTCCTCACAACCCCAAAATAGATAAATTCAGTTTCTGTGCTGGACTGGTGCAACCAGATAAAGAAGGCTTCTTCTCCAAATTTGACTCAGCACCCCTAGTCTGCCGCCAAAGCAATGGCAGATGGCAGCAACATGGAATAGCAAGTTCAGAAAAAGGATGCACAAATCCAAACTACACCATCTTCAGTCGACTTGCATTTCGAAAGATTACAAAGTGGATAACAAAAGCTACAGGAAATGACCTTGTTGTACCTACACACTGATACTGAGGCTGACCACTCACATATTGGCTCTCATATGGGGCTGAACTATTAGCTAACCTGCATGGACACTGTAAGACTGGTTTAGACTAGTGTGTAGATGAAACTTTGGATTAGGTGGATAACAAGTTGTGCTTTAGTGAGGAGCAAGCATGTACACTGTATCATTACTACTAGTAcaatagtattaattaattaaagatactGCAGTTGTATGTGACGTAGGCAATTAGCCAAGTGAGACTAATACGAAGATACAGAAAGAATAGAATTGATCTTGACTTGCATCTCAGCCAAATTCACATCTCAATATGAGCTACTTCATGTGTCGAGCACTGACATTCTAAGTCAATGATACTTGGAACGATTACCTACTTGCTTCAATCTGCTTAGTTCTGAAACGAGTTTGGTTCCTAGAGCTTTGGTTCTCAACAGCTTTTCATTCAACCTTTTTACTGATTCCTAGAACAGACCAAATGAGAACTAATTCCACCAGAAAACAGAAATCAAAGTATAGTACTGTATTACAGCATTGGCACCTTTAGCACTAATTATGACAAACAGTTAACTTCTTTGATCAGCATTAGTAATAAAGGAAGACATTTGTACCACTTCCAGagtttatttattacataactCATTAATCGATTATCTGTCCACTGTACTGCCAGTGCCAAGTGCTGATGTAATTCGTAACCGTGCATCCATCATTTGCTTTGATTAGCAGCCCTGCTAAACAACTGACCAACACTTCAGTATAtttcagccaaacaaacaTTATAAAAAATATTCAACTCTTCAATGCATTAAGGGCAAAATTTTGTGAGAACTTTCAATTCTGTTCCATCTGATCAACAATACTAACTTGTTACGACATAATTAGACAAGCCTGAGGTACCTACTGAAAGTCACTAACTACAATTCACAAGAGTCTTGGATGCTTTGTTTCCGACATTCAAGTAAAGGAAATTCATGTAGCTGTTGTCTTGTACTCTTAGAGCTACAACATAGTGCATTCACTTAATGAATACTCTTCGCTGAAAAATTCCAGCTATACTCCAATTATTGATACCATATAGACTACTTAGTACTACCAAACCCATGGAACTTATTATTTTCAGATTGAATTGAGCCATAAcaagtttattgtcatagCATACTCATACTCTACAGATGGTTCTGTTGTTCTGCATGCCACCGATAATCATATAACAATTTAGATGCAAGTGGGTCTACTAGTACTTAATCTGAGACAGGAAGAGTGGCATTAAGGATAGATAATGTCAGCATTTGTCAGATTTCCCTCCCTCACACCAATCAATTGGCATAACTAGAATGCATGTACTATCTAGACACTAGCATCAGTTAACATCACTTGAAAAAATTAACACTAATCAATGCATTTGACATACTGTAGACAACACCTGTTACACAAGAAAGATTGCCTTCATAGGTGACAATGATAGAGCTTAGGAATCACTACCACTACAAACTTGACTCCCAGATCCCTCTCTAGTGTTGCTGACCAATAAGATGGAATGATGCTCTCTATTGTTAGTGCTTTGGTCATGCATGCAAACTTAACTCCGTACATGTTTCACTTGCTAGCTTGTGAAACGATTCACCCTCTCTTACTGAGCAATTCTAAACCCACCGGCTTTCCACACATCCAATTCAATAATCTCAAGAGGTAAGACCAAGCTTATCACATCATCCACAGACAACAAAGTCTAATTGAGATCACATCACGTGCTGATACTGAACTTGGGCTTGTACTAGACATAGGGCAATAAGTAGTCTGACCAAACTAGCAGTCACATACAACAATGTATTGACTGAGCTACAACTGCATGATTCACCAAATTCAGGCAATAATTCTGACTACACTATTTCAGTAACAATGCCCAGTGTCACTTCTCTTTATGCACCAGCAGAGAACACTTAACATCATTTAGTATTTAGACATATAAAGATAAAGCTCCAAGAATATAGAAATGACCTAGAACTGCTAGTAGCCACTGGCCACAAGCACTAAGCAACCGCAACCTAGAAACCCCTAATGCAGGACACTTACTGTTATTATCAAGTGTCAACAGTCTACACATATGCACAAATAACATACTTCAAGAGTATGCAGTTGAAGTTTCAGTGCATTGTTTTTCTCTTGTGATGATGTCAATGACTGTCTCAAGACACAAATTTCCAATCCTCTCACTAGAAGCAAAGACATAGAACATAATGAACTACTACAGAAATTCACCAGCCTTACTCTTTTCACATTGCAAGAAATCTTCAACAAACTTTGGTATGCTATTTTCAAAGTCAAGACAGTAGGTAGACACTCTAGATAAATGACCTACATAAACCACAACACAAAGAAAGTTGCAGTGCATAAATTATGTAACTACGCAAGTGCAACACTGCTCTTCCCACCACATACAGTTACAGTTGACTCAAGCAGCAACTCTCTTTaccagtacagtgtacttccAATCAAACAACTTTCAGTGGCCTTAATTTGCTTCACATTAGTACAGTAGTATTATACTGGAAAAGTGAATTGCAAAGTTTGCAACAAAAACTTTTCGCACCTGGCTGGTATTGATAGAAATCAAATAACTTACAGTACCATGTACCACCATTCTATATCACTTTCTTATGAATTCAATCTCAATACCAGTCAGTCCAACCAACTGAAGAGATCTGTCACAAACCCATTTTCCCTTCTTTCTCCCActcaccccccccccccaagtACAGTATGAATAGTAGTAACAACTGTGAGCAACTAAAAAACCAGTGTTAGCATGACAACAGATTCCACTTCGTCCACTGTGAAGGCGATTACATATCAGAAGGTTGATTTACATATGTTTCTACAAGTAAGTAGCTAGCACAAATGTCAATCTTGCTCTTTACACCTACACTTACACTTTAAGTACATATAAGCACTTACTtgactgtgtttgttttctaaaCTCTCCTGTCACAACCTGCAGATGTTGCTTTCCAAGTAAGTGTTCTTTCTTGTTATGGAGTGAGCTGAAGTATTGATTACACGCTTTACAAAAGAGCTCACTAGATTCAGGCTCCT encodes the following:
- the LOC134197509 gene encoding chymotrypsin-C-like — its product is MSLLYLLIGFSSLAAAFASSDCGDPLFRLPLQDLIGSASLIIKGKIQNHSFNARTTVKTLCTMKGAAPRQIFVDGLDQYRLCTCCVQAGMEVILFLRAGEGNNVYAVNYQGLQGSHYETEIRDHLNLKMDQCLETQQDIKSPDTTPTHGRVDVCGQPHSQPDLSVPLATSGSFPWHAVVWFKKPGKKLCDGTLIHSNWLLTSAHCVDNVKPKQLKVGLGVRNHIVKKEDGRQISKVKSIRIHPRYRNTSSLYDIALLKLYPEEIKPTQFIQPICLTDITLRYDAICVVTSATNKGLEQSKVTITSPHNPKIDKFSFCAGLVQPDKEGFFSKFDSAPLVCRQSNGRWQQHGIASSEKGCTNPNYTIFSRLAFRKITKWITKATGNDLVVPTH